One Anaerohalosphaeraceae bacterium genomic region harbors:
- the rpmE gene encoding 50S ribosomal protein L31 — protein sequence MKEGIHPEYHVVKVRCGCGNTFETRSTAKEIHAEICSMCHPFYTGKQKYVDTAGRIERFQKKFGSVEEYFKKKEKQDKA from the coding sequence ATGAAAGAAGGCATTCATCCGGAATATCACGTGGTCAAGGTCCGGTGCGGCTGCGGCAACACCTTTGAAACGCGCAGCACCGCCAAGGAAATTCATGCGGAAATCTGCTCGATGTGCCATCCGTTCTACACCGGCAAGCAGAAATATGTGGACACTGCCGGACGCATCGAGCGCTTCCAGAAGAAGTTCGGCTCCGTCGAGGAGTACTTCAAGAAGAAAGAAAAACAGGACAAGGCGTAG